A single Verrucomicrobiia bacterium DNA region contains:
- a CDS encoding class II aldolase/adducin family protein, protein MKNVISLKDVERMQREGRSLSSLPADAILTPSARDFLNDLRSVVPQPSTLVKSAGVAAAKPLPPRQPINSKSSPAELETFFNSPYAHSLKEQICQMGQRLWQRAYVDGNGGNMAIRVGEDVAICTPTLVSKGALKPEDMCLVDFEGHQLLGMKKRTSEILMHLQMMKRQPKAIATCHCHPPYATAFAVANVAPPTCMLPEFEVFCSVGVAPYRTPGTSDMGKLVADLTDQYNTILMANHGVVTWSHNNLEEAYWRMEIVEAYCRTIVVAGQLGHPINTFTGPQMKDLLNIKEKLGFVDPRFEMKECELCDSGEWRPGVTCAVPRPEAAGAGFDPEAEKAVQAITDQILKQMK, encoded by the coding sequence ATGAAAAATGTCATCAGTTTGAAGGATGTGGAACGGATGCAACGCGAGGGTCGCAGCCTGAGTAGTTTGCCGGCCGACGCCATTTTAACGCCTTCGGCGCGCGATTTTCTGAACGACCTTCGCTCGGTCGTGCCTCAGCCCTCCACTCTAGTCAAGTCCGCCGGCGTCGCCGCGGCCAAACCGCTGCCACCGCGTCAACCGATCAATTCCAAGTCGTCGCCCGCCGAGCTGGAGACGTTTTTCAATTCACCCTACGCGCACAGTCTCAAGGAGCAGATTTGCCAGATGGGGCAGCGCTTGTGGCAGCGCGCTTATGTGGACGGTAACGGCGGGAACATGGCGATTCGCGTGGGAGAGGACGTGGCAATTTGCACGCCGACGCTGGTGAGCAAAGGCGCGTTGAAGCCGGAAGACATGTGCCTCGTGGATTTTGAGGGCCATCAATTGCTCGGCATGAAAAAGCGCACGAGCGAAATTCTCATGCACTTGCAGATGATGAAACGGCAGCCCAAGGCAATCGCCACCTGCCATTGTCATCCGCCCTACGCGACCGCCTTTGCGGTGGCGAACGTCGCGCCGCCCACCTGCATGTTGCCCGAGTTTGAAGTGTTTTGCTCGGTCGGCGTCGCGCCCTATCGCACGCCGGGCACCTCGGACATGGGCAAGCTGGTGGCGGATTTGACGGATCAATACAACACGATTTTGATGGCGAATCACGGCGTGGTGACCTGGTCGCACAACAATCTCGAAGAAGCCTACTGGCGCATGGAGATTGTGGAAGCGTATTGCCGCACGATTGTGGTGGCCGGGCAATTGGGCCATCCGATCAACACCTTCACCGGACCGCAAATGAAGGATTTGTTGAACATCAAGGAGAAGCTGGGTTTCGTGGACCCGCGGTTCGAGATGAAGGAATGTGAGTTGTGCGACAGTGGCGAATGGCGTCCGGGCGTGACGTGCGCCGTGCCGCGCCCCGAGGCGGCGGGCGCGGGCTTTGATCCGGAAGCGGAAAAGGCGGTGCAGGCCATCACGGACCAAATTCTCAAGCAGATGAAATGA
- a CDS encoding YceK/YidQ family lipoprotein codes for MSSWVLQLSASVGRATWGLLALLLAVSGCGSLVARSERKANPDGDFSKVYGGVQYDWQFIAHPIANSRALGAPAAMGFLGTIEGLVDLGPSLVLDTLLLPFDLTWKPTPLPTEEASSH; via the coding sequence ATGAGCAGTTGGGTTTTGCAATTAAGTGCCAGTGTGGGGCGGGCGACTTGGGGGTTGCTGGCCTTGTTACTGGCAGTTTCCGGTTGCGGATCACTCGTGGCTCGTTCAGAACGCAAAGCCAATCCGGATGGTGATTTTTCCAAAGTATATGGTGGTGTGCAGTATGACTGGCAATTTATAGCGCATCCGATCGCCAACAGCCGCGCATTGGGTGCTCCCGCAGCGATGGGGTTTTTAGGAACGATTGAAGGGCTGGTTGATTTGGGGCCATCGTTGGTTCTGGATACGCTGCTGTTGCCTTTTGACCTGACGTGGAAACCGACGCCGTTGCCAACCGAAGAGGCGTCATCGCACTAA
- a CDS encoding UPF0175 family protein has product MNAVTIEIPEGFKKSFGETDEEIRRNAKLELAIVMYREGKWSTGKAGKFCGMTRIAFMDLLRDRKVPMPYTREMLEQDLAYARSCS; this is encoded by the coding sequence GTGAATGCTGTAACCATTGAAATTCCCGAGGGCTTCAAGAAGAGCTTTGGCGAGACGGACGAGGAAATCCGCCGCAACGCCAAACTCGAACTCGCCATCGTGATGTATCGCGAGGGCAAGTGGTCCACGGGCAAGGCTGGGAAATTCTGTGGAATGACGCGCATCGCATTCATGGACTTGCTGCGAGATCGCAAAGTTCCGATGCCGTACACAAGAGAGATGTTGGAGCAAGACCTGGCTTATGCCCGCAGTTGTAGCTGA
- a CDS encoding DUF3368 domain-containing protein: MPAVVADSSPIVYLARINRLELLRRLYSEVFIPAAVWREVAVEGAELIEGRSLRAAATAGWIRVDNSTAASAHQNPLLTQLDDGEREAIALAIRLEALLIIDEAEGRAVALKLSVKLTGTLGVLVQAIRRGFLPRLKPELDRLMGETNFRCTDELIATALKDVDEKP; encoded by the coding sequence ATGCCCGCAGTTGTAGCTGACTCATCTCCGATTGTTTATCTGGCGCGGATTAACCGGCTTGAACTGCTCCGGCGGCTTTATTCGGAGGTGTTTATTCCGGCGGCCGTGTGGCGTGAAGTGGCGGTCGAAGGTGCGGAGCTTATCGAAGGCCGGTCACTCCGGGCTGCTGCGACCGCGGGCTGGATTCGGGTGGATAATTCCACAGCGGCGTCCGCGCACCAAAATCCGCTGCTTACGCAACTGGACGATGGCGAGCGGGAAGCCATTGCGCTGGCGATCAGGCTGGAGGCGCTGCTTATTATTGACGAAGCGGAAGGCCGGGCGGTGGCTCTGAAGCTTAGCGTTAAATTGACCGGAACCTTGGGGGTTCTTGTTCAGGCCATCCGGCGGGGATTCCTGCCGCGCCTCAAGCCTGAGCTTGACCGCTTGATGGGCGAAACAAATTTCCGTTGCACGGATGAACTGATTGCGACGGCACTGAAGGATGTTGACGAGAAACCATGA
- a CDS encoding LD-carboxypeptidase, translating to MKLVFPPRLNPGDTLGIVAPASAPPDPKNVDRAIAVLEKLGYRTKLAPNAHKRLGFLAGSDRERADDLMRMFTDRQVNAIICVRGGYGTARLLPRLNYRLIRANPKIFIGYSDITSLHGAFLSKAGLISFHGPMLNSDFALKRLPAFTVQSFLRTLASAAPQNDIATGYPGKTVKILRRGMARGRLIGGNITILNTLIGTPWQPNFKNAILFLEDVGEEPYRWDRLLTHLLNCGRLQQVAGIAIGINANCQDPRAQTAKEYRQTLEDVFRERLLPLKIPIVTGLPFGHVAMNATLPVGVRATLDANRGRLQLDEAGVR from the coding sequence ATGAAACTTGTCTTTCCGCCTCGCCTGAATCCCGGTGACACCTTGGGCATCGTCGCTCCCGCCAGCGCGCCGCCCGATCCGAAAAATGTGGACCGCGCCATTGCCGTGCTCGAAAAACTCGGCTACCGAACCAAGCTCGCGCCGAACGCGCACAAACGCCTCGGTTTCCTCGCCGGCTCCGACCGCGAGCGCGCCGATGATTTGATGCGGATGTTCACCGATCGCCAGGTGAACGCGATCATCTGCGTGCGGGGCGGTTACGGTACCGCGCGATTACTGCCCCGGCTGAACTACCGTTTGATCCGGGCCAATCCGAAAATTTTCATCGGCTACAGCGACATCACTTCACTGCACGGCGCGTTTCTATCCAAGGCCGGTTTGATCTCCTTCCACGGGCCAATGTTGAACTCCGACTTTGCGCTCAAACGGCTCCCCGCGTTCACGGTGCAAAGTTTTTTGCGTACCCTCGCTTCCGCGGCGCCGCAAAACGACATCGCCACCGGCTATCCGGGTAAAACGGTGAAAATTCTACGGCGCGGCATGGCCCGCGGTCGGCTCATCGGCGGCAACATCACCATTCTGAACACGCTGATCGGCACCCCGTGGCAACCGAACTTCAAAAACGCCATCCTCTTCCTCGAAGACGTGGGGGAAGAACCTTATCGCTGGGATCGTCTGTTGACCCACCTGCTGAATTGCGGGCGGTTGCAACAGGTCGCGGGTATTGCCATCGGAATCAACGCCAACTGTCAGGATCCGCGCGCCCAAACCGCCAAGGAATATCGTCAGACTTTGGAGGATGTTTTCCGCGAACGCCTGCTGCCGTTAAAAATTCCGATCGTTACCGGCCTGCCCTTCGGTCACGTGGCGATGAACGCCACCTTGCCCGTCGGCGTTCGGGCCACGTTGGATGCAAATCGCGGACGACTCCAACTCGACGAGGCGGGCGTACGCTGA
- a CDS encoding response regulator has translation MNGVVGMISLLFDTDLSEEQREYVEGVRTSADALLTIINDILDFSKIEAGKLELDHHPFELRGCVEDALELLATKAAEKRLDLVYTVDDSLPKIILSDMIRLRQVLVNLLSNAVKFTPSGEVVVEVTPATAAIRELDGATDGTTVSREEWLLHFSVRDTGIGIPLEKQHRLFKSFHQVDASTTRHFGGTGLGLAISKRLVELMGGRIWVDSDANSGATFHFTILVQSTGTVTPPAWVGKQRQLANESVLLAEHGTSNARVLRQLLESWGMQVTIAGTADQTLALLREPTGYSVIILDAQLPGMDCFALAREIQKLPTRKSLPLLLLSTARLRTEDLHAAGMTEAHFLHKPIRPGLLLETLGRMLGVRVQPDRKPPFTPGLDSDFARRLPLRILLADDNPINQKVGISVLNKLGYQADLATNGVEVIKALEQKPYDVLFLDVQMPEMDGYECTRTICERWTRDKRPVIVAMTGNALIGDREKCLAVGMDDYISKPVRVADLQATLERWGPTKVVKYDTNYFMRNPESLSPGLLDASIIADLREMAPTEDVSMLSELISLYLETAPTHIKQLVQAVEDPKQLAFHAHALKSMSLNMGARQVVELSQKLEVLGNSGEVYGAMKIIQDLETTYTQTKALLIGLRDKENPPLDPQI, from the coding sequence ATGAACGGCGTGGTCGGCATGATTTCGCTGTTGTTCGACACCGACCTGTCCGAGGAGCAGCGCGAGTACGTGGAAGGCGTACGCACCAGCGCCGATGCCTTGCTGACCATCATCAACGACATCCTGGATTTTTCCAAAATCGAAGCCGGCAAACTGGAGCTTGACCATCATCCGTTTGAATTGCGCGGCTGCGTGGAAGACGCGTTGGAGTTGCTGGCCACCAAAGCCGCCGAAAAGCGGTTGGATCTGGTTTATACCGTGGACGATTCGCTGCCCAAAATCATCCTCAGCGACATGATCCGGCTGCGCCAGGTCTTGGTCAACCTGCTCAGCAACGCGGTCAAATTCACGCCTTCAGGCGAAGTGGTGGTGGAAGTAACTCCAGCCACGGCCGCCATTCGTGAATTGGACGGCGCCACCGACGGCACGACCGTCAGCCGCGAGGAATGGTTGCTGCACTTCAGCGTGCGCGATACGGGCATCGGCATTCCGTTGGAAAAGCAGCATCGCCTGTTCAAATCCTTTCACCAGGTGGACGCATCCACCACGCGCCACTTCGGCGGAACGGGATTGGGGTTGGCGATCAGCAAGCGCCTCGTGGAATTAATGGGCGGCCGCATCTGGGTGGACAGCGACGCCAACAGCGGCGCCACGTTCCATTTCACCATTCTCGTGCAGAGCACCGGCACGGTCACGCCGCCCGCGTGGGTCGGAAAACAACGGCAGCTTGCCAACGAATCCGTGCTCCTGGCGGAACACGGCACGAGCAACGCGCGGGTTTTGCGGCAACTCCTGGAAAGCTGGGGCATGCAGGTTACCATCGCCGGAACGGCCGACCAGACGCTGGCCTTACTGCGCGAACCCACCGGATATTCAGTCATCATCCTGGACGCGCAACTGCCGGGCATGGATTGTTTCGCGTTGGCGCGCGAAATTCAAAAATTACCCACCCGAAAGTCGCTGCCGCTGCTCTTGCTTTCCACGGCCCGTTTGCGCACCGAAGACCTGCACGCGGCGGGGATGACCGAAGCCCATTTTCTTCACAAGCCCATTCGTCCCGGTTTGTTGCTGGAAACGCTCGGCCGCATGCTCGGAGTGCGCGTGCAGCCGGATCGCAAACCTCCGTTCACGCCCGGACTCGATTCGGATTTCGCGCGCCGCCTGCCGCTGCGCATCCTGCTGGCCGATGACAATCCGATCAACCAAAAGGTCGGCATCAGCGTCCTCAACAAATTGGGGTACCAGGCGGATCTGGCCACCAACGGGGTTGAAGTCATCAAGGCGCTGGAACAGAAACCCTACGACGTGCTTTTCCTGGACGTGCAGATGCCTGAAATGGACGGCTACGAATGTACCCGGACCATTTGCGAACGCTGGACGCGGGACAAGCGCCCGGTGATTGTGGCCATGACCGGAAATGCGCTGATTGGCGATCGCGAAAAGTGTCTCGCCGTGGGCATGGACGATTACATTTCCAAACCGGTTCGCGTGGCGGATTTGCAGGCCACCCTCGAACGTTGGGGGCCAACCAAGGTGGTGAAGTACGACACCAATTACTTCATGCGCAATCCCGAGTCGCTGTCGCCCGGACTGCTCGACGCCAGCATCATTGCCGACCTCCGCGAAATGGCGCCCACCGAAGACGTCAGCATGTTAAGCGAATTGATCAGCCTCTATCTCGAGACCGCACCCACGCACATCAAACAACTGGTGCAAGCCGTCGAAGACCCCAAGCAACTCGCCTTTCACGCTCACGCGCTGAAAAGCATGAGCCTGAACATGGGCGCGCGCCAGGTCGTGGAATTGAGTCAAAAACTGGAAGTGCTGGGCAACTCCGGTGAAGTTTACGGCGCCATGAAAATCATCCAGGATTTGGAAACCACTTACACTCAGACCAAGGCGCTCCTGATCGGATTACGCGACAAGGAAAACCCGCCGCTTGATCCGCAGATTTAA